attatattatattttacattgtTGCTAGGATTCGAAGTTTGTGTGTTGAGAGACACTAGGAAGCGTTTACGGTACCTGCTCGAAGCGAACAGGTGAGATGATAcaatattaatgaaatttaattcgtCCTAATGAGAAGTAATTGTCCATTAATATACACTGTCGTGTGTTGGACCACCGTGAGAATGCGCGATGAGTTATCAGCACAATTCCCATGGATGCCTCGACACCTGGCAGAATGCAGTTGCTGCGGTAAAAGTTTCGTCCCTAAAAACGACAGGGTTCCGGCTGTGGATTACGCCAGCACGTACGTTCCGATAGACAATAATTGTCTGTTAATAACGTCCGGTGGGGAGCTGACGCACATGGCAAATAGTTTAACTCGTCGTGACAGATGTTATTAGAAGCGCTTCTGTCTTAAGAGAATCATCACGTGTACATTTATTCCTAGAAGATAATGAAATTCTCTAAATTCTAAATTAGATCAATTCCAATACGAAAAAATTAACTTTTTGTCCGGTAGATGGAATAATTATTTTAGGAAACACATTAATGTTTTTCTAATATAGTCTTGTCCTGAATATGTTGGTCCTGATGTAGCAGATTATTTAAGCTGGTTCGTTCTAAgttatatatttcttgtttcgagatattttaaggaaaaagatattaacactaaatgaattccatataatgttgaaataatatTGCAGTTCGGTTCATTTTTgataatatcgtaaaaattacattgaattaatttagtttaaaataatgtcatgtgaaataactgataaactcatttttttcattttcccggTTTCTCAAGGATCTAAATAGTTCCAACATTTATCGTTCGCCAgcgtagagggcgtaagaaatcgaGTTTGTTGTCGGTATTTCAGATTGTGAGACACtttattaaagaaatttaaacgtactaatttattaattacttcTTATAATAGTACGAAtgcattttaaataaatgtccTACTTTTAGCCATTTTAAATGAAGAGAAATCTTTAATAGAGCggcaaatatttgaaaaaattcttttctagATAAAGATGGCGCTTTTACACTCTCAATTCTCAATAATCTCAATCCCTGTCAACTGCTACAGGTTGAACTGTTGGCATACGTGACAATACGTGTACATATTCTGTACATCATTGTTGtagtttaaataaattagagTATGTCCACGAGGTGAATTATAATAAAACATAACAATGGAtgaatatgtgaagccattaacAAGTCGCGATGTTGATTCCGAATTTCTGGGCATATTGGTTGCGGTAATAGCGATTATTATAACCATAGGTAACGCACATATTTTTGCGGATCACAATTATATCAATATGTtgcacaaaattgaaaaatattgacTGCATTCTCTAAAATACAATGATTAAGTTCAATTCTATCATAGAGTTGCTAATAACTAGTTGGAAGATGGACATAACCTCTAATATTCTAATAAATGTTTTTCCTATTTGTTCCTCTGTTTAGTATTGTTTATCATATGGCGCAGAAGTAAATCTATAGGAAATAGGATACTTCTAACTGGTCTCAGCGATGCTGGCAAAACACTAATATTTTCACGTTTAGTGTGCTCCAAATTTGTTAAAACTTACACATCTGCGAAGGAGAATGTGGAAGATCttgtaattaataatgtaagtATTGGCAGTTTATAGCAAGATTCATTATCATCAACATCATAGTCTTTCATTGCCATTTGTACATCTAGCGTACCCTGAAGCTGGTTGATATTCCTGGACACGAGCGTTTGCGCTACAAATACTTCGATCAATTCAAGTCATCTGCAAAAGTAGTCATCTACGTAATCGATTCGGTCTCCTTCCAAAAGGATATTCGTGATGTAGCAGAGTAAGTATATACAATTAACTTTATATCCTCCAATACTCTAACAGAAGAGTGATTAAAGACCTTGTTCATTTTCAGGTACTTGTACAACATACTGTCGGACCCATCTATGCAAAAGAAATCTGTGCTTATATTATGCAATAAACAGGACCAAACGATGGCGAAGggttcttctgttataaaaactTTATTAGAAAGAGAAATGAATCTATTACGTATGACAAAGACCAATCAGTTGCAAGCTACGGACGCATCATCCGCAAATGTCTTCCTTGGCAAAGAAGGAAAAGATTTCGAATTTGCCCAGCTGGATACGCACATGGATTTTGCAGAATGCAACGCATTTAATAAAGATCCTGACACTTCAGCTGACATTGAACAATTAAATTCTTGGTTAAAAAAGATTGCTTGAAAAGTTGTACttgtttttcaaaataaattatttgtttttaatttggTAAAGGAGTTTTTGGATCTTAAGTCTGTGGTCTCATTGAGAActcctttctttcaagcatttcTTTTTGTATCTGAAGCTTCTATTCTATTACATTTTCCTTCCTCCTGTTCTGTTTCTATTGTTATCTATTCTACAAATTCTACATATAAGTTCAGTGTCTATCGATCTGGTGCCGTCGCTGCGTGACGCATTGCAATGTGCGCGCACGCTATTCGTTTACACATGTAGTAGTATAGCGTGCATGCAAATTCGTATGTATCTCGATAAGTTTCCAGTTGTTTACGATAGCAAATGATATTCAGATTGAAAATCGTTGAACCACAAGTGATTCAgatcgtacgaaaaaatgtGTGAGGAAAGTCAAGTTTGAAATTCACAATTGACGGGAACAGAAAGGTTCTCTGAAGAATTTAGCTGAACATGTTTCAATTGTTGTTGGATCGTAAACAATAACTTCGGAATAATGTTTTCTGGGTGCTTGATCGCAGAGAAGGTGTATAGCTATACTTGTAAAACATATTATATTCCTGTACTATCGATTTTACCGGCTAAGTAGACATGCGTTTAGCGCTTCAGCGTCATAATGTCGAATGCTTTGCTCGGAAAAGTTTCCACTACAGCGTTAACATAATAGATTTCTGTACAGTCTGTACGCGTTGCTCGTCGTACACATCATAGAATGCTGCAGTTCAAGCGGAATTTCCGGAATTCACAGTAAAATTTTATACACGCGTGTTTC
The sequence above is drawn from the Lasioglossum baleicum chromosome 8, iyLasBale1, whole genome shotgun sequence genome and encodes:
- the Srprbeta gene encoding signal recognition particle receptor beta — its product is MDEYVKPLTSRDVDSEFLGILVAVIAIIITIVLFIIWRRSKSIGNRILLTGLSDAGKTLIFSRLVCSKFVKTYTSAKENVEDLVINNRTLKLVDIPGHERLRYKYFDQFKSSAKVVIYVIDSVSFQKDIRDVAEYLYNILSDPSMQKKSVLILCNKQDQTMAKGSSVIKTLLEREMNLLRMTKTNQLQATDASSANVFLGKEGKDFEFAQLDTHMDFAECNAFNKDPDTSADIEQLNSWLKKIA